One stretch of Passer domesticus isolate bPasDom1 chromosome 2, bPasDom1.hap1, whole genome shotgun sequence DNA includes these proteins:
- the TMSB4X gene encoding thymosin beta-4, with translation MSDKPDMAEIEKFDKSKLKKTETQEKNPLPSKETIEQEKQAGES, from the exons ATGTCCGACAAACCAGACATGGCTGAGATCGAGAAATTTGACAAGTCCAAATTGAAGAAGACAGAGACGCAAGAGAAAAATCCGCTGCCTTCAAAAGAAA CAATTGAACAGGAGAAGCAAGCGGGTGAATCGTAA